Genomic window (Magnolia sinica isolate HGM2019 chromosome 10, MsV1, whole genome shotgun sequence):
AATGGTCATTGTAGCATCCATGTTTAACATTTCGCCAccaatctgagagagagagagagagagagactcaaaCTCAATCTAAGATTTAAAAGAACaataaagggaaaaataaaataaaatctgtggCTGCACCAATAGatctagtacattacgaatggTTGCCTACATACCCAAAAAGGCGAATTGGGATCAAAACACTACCTAGTTCTTTTCAATTAACGAAGTTACTAAAGGAACCAATTTTTGTATTCAACGAAGTATCAGTGAATGCTATCACTAATCACAAATAGGTAGTGCTTTAGGAAATTGCAAATTATCTGCAATCAATGTATATTCCTTTTACATCTCCTGCGAGTTGTGGTAGATATGGGAGAGTATACACTGATTTTAGATAATTTCTAAATTGTTGTCTACAATGAGTAGCGACAGCATTCTACTAATACTTCAATGCCTACGAAATTTGGGTCCTTCAGTGACTTGGCTAATTGAAcgcaaataaaaacaaaaaagctTATGTTACCTTCCGAAAGGACCCGATAAATATCTTTTTCATTGGAAATCTTTAGAAAACAACATATAATGAGAATCCATACTAcaagaatgaaaaaaatatatatatattgtggctGCACTGATAGAGTATAATACTTTCCCAACGGCTGACTAAGTACCCACTATAGGAATTtagatcaagccactacgtagttatTTTAATATTCAAATCAAAACATTCTATGCATAAGCATAGAAAACTCAAAACAAATCACACTGAAAACCTGTCTAAATTATTGGCATGCAAATACTTGATTAAGaaatacacaaacaatccacaatcaatggaaaggatgctaaaaattAAATGAAACAAAGAAGCACCACCTGcaattaaaaaacaaaacaacttaaTAATCTAAGGATCCTTAAACCTAATAATGAATCATACAAAAGACCAGAGCCTAGTCTAGAAGTAAAAAGATTTAAACAAAGCCACTGAATAATAATCAAGTTTCCATCAGCACTCTGGACCAAACAAGAATTTCACCCAGCATCACATCTTCAAAGGTCTTGTCATCACCAAACGACTCCGTAGTTAGAATCTTAATACCATCTATTACGACCATGACACAGTCTGCTTTAGATGCCCGTATTATCTCTCATCAGTCACCCACTAGGAAACGGCAAATCTGTACCGTCCGTGGAGATGGGGTTGAGTCGTCTTGAAGACTCGAGGCATCACCGGATTGATGGTAGGCCTACAAATAAAATTGTCTTAGTGAAGTAACTAATGAAGCTATTTTTatctttaaagaaaaaataattatgCCACTTTATCATGGCAAATGAAGTACCTGAGATGCGGTTCTCTCGGGGCAGCAGTGCACGTGTTGACCTTGACAAGCAATCTGCTGCCTAATGTCAGCCAACTGTTGCTCCAAGCTCATACGAAATGCCTTTTCCTCGTCCAATCTCTTTAGCATTTCAGTCATTGTTGCTTCCGTTTTGGATGCAAGGGACATACGTGCACTCCTCTCTGTTTGAGCTTCTTCCATGAAGGGAGTCGAAGCCATAATGGTGGTCTTAGAAACACCCCCACCTAGGCCCCTAACAAGTCCCTTGCTATCACGACCACAAACCTATACAATATTTTTTGGGAATTAGCAATGCATGTATATTACTCAGAAAAAACAAACGAAAAACTGTATATAAAGTGAGGAGGATGAATGAAAAACCTGTGCAACTGGGTCGTGGTCTAAATCCCTCTGTTTACTAGCAGGGTCATTGGCAATTATCGATTTTATTCTTTCCTATGGAAGGAATAATTGTTTTAATAAATCCTTCATTATACTTAAATGAAAAAACTGATAAAAAATGAATAATTGTTCTCACCATTGTGACGCTCAGCTTTTGTGTCGGGTAAGACCCATCGGATCTAGTATGGGTGGCCATATACAAGTCTGTTCTGGTGATGATAGTATCTGGATTTTCCTTTCGCTGTAATTGTATAAGAAAATCAGCTGACGCGATTCTATGTTCTTCAATTGAGTTGTAAGAAAATAAAGCAGGTTACAAATTACCATTTTCTCTGCCGTCCTAGCAGCTCCTCTTCTACCAGTCGTGTGAGGGCCTTTCATCTCTTTTCTGGAAGCCTTACCCTTTTCACGACGACTGATTGACTGTTCCGTGGACTCTACATCAACAAAACTGTCCCACTCTTCTTGTGTCACACCTTTGGGACAATTTCTTTTTCTCTCGGCAACTTGATCAAACTTATCAAAATGCTTTCTCAATTGGCACTTCCACTTCCTCAGGGAGAGGTTCATTTTTTGAAGGACCTTCTCTTTGTGCTTCTCATCGACCTCGTATACACCCTATTTCATTATGGACAATCGATCAAGTTTACTATTTTTTATAAATTATCAGTCAACATGAATTACTTCGTAAAAATTAGAAAGTAAGCTTCAAAGATTTCCATGCTCACCCTAATCATAGACCATAATTTATCCTTAACTGCACCAGGTATACTGCGCCAATCAGCGTACCTAATTGGACAGTGTTCCCTGGTCAGTTGCCCTAAAAATGTGGAGAATGAAGCTGCGTTTTCTCCAACCAGCTGCCCAACTTGATTGAATTCAACTAACTCCCTTGTGTTGCTTTGTTGGGCAGAAGTCGAAGAAGCTCCTGCATGCAACATAAGTCCTGGAAAAAATTTTAAACCACTAGTCATTTAATATGTTGTTATGTATTTTAAATAAATCTAATAGTTAGCAATAGGAGTTTTTACAAAACGGCATCTCATTATTATGTAATTGACATGCCAGTATGATTTTTAAAGGTAGAGGAGTACGGAATGTATGAATAATAAAAGACCCAAATATCAGATCCATAGCTAAAGCACACATCTTGAGAAGCACCACTGCCAAAGCAACAGTAACTTCACACTCAATGATTTTGAGAAAGCGAGGCTACATATCCTCATTTGATCGATGTAGGACTCGCTGGCCCAAGACAAAAGCTGACATAATGAGTGTTTTGATGAGTTTGGGTCAGCATGCATGAGGGAAGTTGCAAAGATCGTTTATGAGTTGGCCTTCAAGATGAGGACAAAATCGTTAACAGATCTTACGTCAATAGGTATCAATATGACCAAGGGCAAAACCAACAAAGTATAAGCTCCATGTTCAGATCAAATCAAATCCAATAACGTGTGGGATGCTCTGAAACCATATGGTAATATTTAAAGATGAATTCATGCAGGCAGAGATATTCATTATAGACGACAAATATAGAGTATCCTTCTTTCTGCaagtgaccaaaatacccttgagTGCGTAAAATGCCTCTAATGCATTTACAgatgtcaaaatcctatgatattGATTTAAAATTGTGAACGAACCAGTTCATACTAACAGGGGGTGGTGTAAACTTGAATACCCGtataacaattttttaaaaaatgtgaatggTAGTATGCCATCAACATAGCAAACAGAAGATgggacatttttatttttatttttatttttttgatctgCAAATAAATTTTACTAAGGATGGCCATTTCTATCATATTGTGGTCTTTCTAGAGCTCAAGGATGGCAATTACCAACATCTACGTGTCACATCACTATATTGCAATTGAATACTTTTCCATGTGAAGACATCACCACAAtcattatagatgcaggtgattaCAAAATATTATCAGAGTCCAATTTGTTGAGAATTCTTTGGAGTTGAGACTCCCAAGTACCCATGGAATACTTGAGGAAGCAGATTCATTCGACATAGTAAACACAAAAGGAAGCTtaagaaggggaaaaaataaagaaaaggaacAACAAATATTTCATAACTCATGAAAACAAATAATAAAGCAACCTTACAAACCCAATAAAGTTACCTTCACACGCGCCTTCGCTTTCACTCTCTTCATCATCAGTATCTTCctcgtcatcatcatcaccaccactaccaccaacaCCACCATTTTTTTCAACAACCAACCTGGGCTTTGGGGGAGGAATAATGAAGTTGGATGTGGACCTTCGGCGAGAACTTGAGACAATGTTACTCATGTCAATGCCCAGCTTTGCTCTTTTCTTCTGCTTCTTGACATCTTTGATTTCTGAAGATGGAAAACACATGGCATGTATTTATTTCACATTAACTCATGACACGAATAATAAAGCAGCCTTACAAATCCCGATAAAGTTACCTTCACTCGCGCCTTCACTTTCACTCCCTTCATCATCAGTATCTTCCTCGTCACCACCACCAGCAGCACCACCATCATTTTTTTCAACTGCCAACCTGGGCTGTGGGGGAGGAATGATGAAATTGGATGTGGACCTTCGGCGAGAACTTGAGACAATGTTACTCATGTCAATGCCCAGCTTTGCTCTTTTCTTCTGCTTCTTGACATGTTTGATTTCTAAAGATAGAAAACACAAGGCATGGACTTATTTCACATTAACTCATGAAAACGAATAATAAAGCAAGCTTACAAACCCGATAAAGTTACCTTCACTCGCGCCTTCACTTTCACTCTCTTCATCGTCAGTATCTtcctcatcaccaccaccaccaccatcatttatTTCAACTGCTAACCTGGGCTTTGGGGGAGGAATAATGAAATTGGATGTGGACCTTCGGCGAGAACTTGAGACTATGTTACTCATGTCAATGCCCAGCTTTGCTCTTTTCTTCTGCTTCTTGACATGTTTGATTTCTGAAGATGGAAAACACAAGGCATGGACTTATTTCACATTAACTCATGAAAAAGAATAATAAAGCAACCTTACAAACCCGATAAAGTCACCTTCACTCGTGCCTTCGCTTTCACTCTCTTCATCGTCAGTAACTTCCTCATCATCAcgaccaccaccatcaccaccatcatTTTTTTCAACTGCTAACCTGGGCTTTGGGGGAGGAATAATGAAATTGGATGTGGACCTTCGGCGAGAACTTGATACAATGTTACTCATGTCAATGCCCTGCTTTGCTCTTTCCTTCTGCTTCTTGACCTCTTTGATTTCTGAAGATGGAAAGCACAAGGCATGGACTTATTTCACATtatagtgaaaaaataaataaatctaagctAGCTTCATTTACTAATGCTTAATGCTGAGAGCCAGGCccacatcaaatcatcatcatgatcatcatctaagcctatcCCATTTAATTGGGGTCAGTTAAATGAATCTTGCTCCCCCATTCCAATCTATCAAGGGCCacaccttcagttagaccatgggTCAAGTATTTTCTTACCACCTACATCCACATTCCTTGGGCCTTCTCTTTACCCTTTTATAGCCTTCAAATTATACccactcactcctaaccagcacagttcttggtctctgttgcactcGTTGATGTAATCAACCCATGtactagactattagatagcacgtgattgtaatcaacctatgtaatagtctattacatcaTGCATGTGAGAATTGTGTGCTCTCATTGCCGGTACCAAGCCCATAAAGGAGGGTTGCGTTAGGTTGGCAGCCAGCgccaaacttatgccataactttcatcatgaatccaaacCCACATCAAAATATGACAAAATGGACAAAAAAGAATGGAAGAAATTGGAAGCAGATGGCATTGAAGTTTGATGAACAagttttcaactgaaaattttaaaagtaagaaCAGTTAATATCTGTTCTGAAAACCCAATTTGCTTGCCTGGACTAGTAGCATGATACTATTATTGGTAATCAACACTGGAATATCAAGCCAAAAAAATACGTTGCTCATAACATATACATTTAACAATTGAAGATTCCCAGATATGGTCTCCATCAAGCAGTATCTACCATGGACATAGCAAAAATCATGCAAATGGACTTCCATAATCCAGAATTATTAGTCACTTATCAGGTGCCACTGGATGCAAGAAACCTATCCAGCAAAAAATGCAGAATTTGATGAATAAAACCACAAGCTACAATAGAAGAAACCAATTCTATGTTCCCAAACACAGGGGGGCAGGGGAGGAAGGTTGACAGGATTGAAGCAAGGAGTCGAGTGGTTCAATGATATGGGATTGGTAGTGTgtgttcgattcccctccttggctttacccgatacacgtggttgtgggtgattgcgtgtatccgcagggattagtctcacttcaaaagaGGTCGGGACAccctatctttttttctttttttttaaaaaggcaacataattaaaaatgttttttaattacaaaaatttgaaaacaagGAAAGGTAGGTTAGGAAAAAGAAAGGCAAATTCTTTccagccccaaaaaaaaaaaagaggaaaaagaaagacAATAAAAGAAGGGCAGTGGGACAGCATGCCTATGTAAAGCGTATTATCCCAATGCCAGAGTTCTAAGGGGGTGTTGATTTTCATTTACCAATATAATTCATGGTAAATGAATAATGATTATTTACCCATGTCTTTACAGCAGCAGTCACAACACTGACATTGACAAGGAGCTTGTTTGCAAAGCTTCCGACTTCATAGATTACATTGGTACAATTTCCACATgtaacatttgtggggcccactgtgatgtatgttttcttatccatgccgtccaccattccgccagctcattttagggaatggggccaaaaatgaggcaaatctgaagctcaagtgaaccacaccataggaaatggtgggaattgaacacctaacattgaaaacttcttgggagccacagaagtttgggatcaagctgatatgtgtgtaGACCCGTTATATATGTCAGCGTgttcttatgaacaagttggatggttagATACACGTcccagtggaccctaggaaggtttcaattttgAAAGGTGAACATCATTAAACCCCCTGTTTCCTcattcctttggtatggtccacttgagtttccaatctgcctcatttttgggctcatgccccaaaatatgataaaacagatgggcagcgtggatcacacatgcacacatcactgtgggacccacagattttAACAGTACCTAATCCCCCTTTGATTTCACGCATTTGACGCCATTTTCAAGGCATAATTACGCAGTTATTTTTATCTCAAACAAACACCCTTTGAAAGTCATTATTAGCTATTTACCCTTATTTACATAtgtaattgaaaaacaaacaccccctaagtgTACGCAAATTACAAAAccttgaatggttgagatggtcaGGCCCCCATTTTCCCAATTTCCCCTTCAGCTAGGACTCACCCAGATTCCCCACATCCACTGCTTTCCAATAGCAACAAATCATACCTACAGAGCTTCACTTTCAGTGAATAGCTTTGGGACTCACATGAAAGACCAGATCCATAAAAACCAGGTCGCCCTTTTTCCTTCTAGATATTTTTCTTCAGTCAGGGATAACCAGAATCCCAGATTATATTCATATGCAACTGCAAGACACCATGCTTAACAGTGGCTCTTTTTAAAAATTCTGCGGAAGCAAACATTCCAACGACCATAAATTTCTGTTGGTTAGCTAGCGTGGGCTACCGAAGCCTGTTTCCTATCATTGCCCAATTTCtcctagaggtggaaaaagaaaaTTGGGGCCCAAAACCTTTCAGGTTCTAAGTAATGTGGCTGAGGGTGGAAGGTTTTTTAGACTTGATTAAAGACTGGTGGGGGTCCCTTGAGGTAGAGGAATTTGTGAGCTTCATATTAAATCAGAAATTGAAGTGTCTGAAAGGTAGAATCTTGGCTTGAAGGAGGGAAGTGTTTGGGATgagaaatggaaaatgaaaatatcctaGCAAGATTCAGGATCTCGATATCATGGCAGAAGAGAGAGCTGTAGGAAGAAGAAAAATCTACTCCCCAGAAGCTACAGCAGGATTATTCAAGATGCCTAAGGGAGGAAGAGATCAAGAGGAGGCAACACTCATGCGCCACGTGGCTCAAGGAAAGTGATAAAAACACAAGCTTCAACCACAAATTAGCAAGTGGCCAGGCTAGATGCAAGAAGATTTTCAGCATTATGATCGAGGAGGTGAGAGGATCGAAGAAAAACATAGTGTAGTGCAGTAGTCCAATTTTACAAAAAGTTGTCTGAAGAAGGTTGAATAATGCCAAAACTAGAGAATTTGCCCCTTTAGCAGCCATTCTGGTGAAGAAGCAGAGCTGCTTGAGAAGTTGTTCTTAGAAGCCGCCAAAAAGGCTGCGGATGCTTTGCAGAGGGATAAAGCTCCCGGTCCGGACAGCTTCCCCCTGGCTTTTTTCCAAGGGTTAGAAGTATTGAAAGGGCATGTGGCGATCTTCATGAAAGAATTCTTTGAGCAGGGGTGGATGTCAAAGGAGTTTGGCGCATCATTTATAGCTATAATCCGGAAGGTAACTGGTAGGGAGAGTTTGAGAGACTATAGGCCAATTAACCTCATTGATAGCCCATATAAGATTCTGACTAAAGTGTTGGCATCCAGGTACTGGGGTTTTCTAAGTTATAATGAGCTTTTGCTGAAGGTCATCAAATATTGGGTGGAGCTCTTATAACTCATGTGTATTGAATCTAGTCCTAAGGACGATATGAAAGGTGTTTTGGTAAGCTGGCCAGTGAGAAAGCATATGAACACATGGATTGGGGCTTGCTGGAATACATACTAGGCCGTATTGGATGTGGGAAAAAATGGAGATGGTGGGTAAAGGAATGCAATACTTCATCCTTGTTTTCAATTCTAGTTAATGGCTCCCCAATAGGATTCTTTAAGAGTTCAAGAGACATTAACCAAGGTGATCTGCTTTCTCCATTTCTCTATGTGGTGGTAACTGAAGCGTTGGGAAGAATGTTGGAGAGTAGGCAATAGGTTGGGTTGCTTCATGGCTTTTTTGTTGATAGGGCGAACTTACTGATATCGGACCTTCAGTTTGCTAGTGACCCGCAACGTTTGTCTTGATGAGGAATCCATGGTCAAAAGTTAAGGATGATGATTAGATGTTTCGAAGTTGTGACGGGGTTATAGGTAAATATTTGTAACAATGTGATGTTAGGGGTTTGCTTGTCTAGAGAGGAGATCAAGCATCTAGCCAGCATCTTTGGGTGCAAGACATGCTCTTTCCCTTCCACCACAAAGCAACCCTCGGGTTGCCTCTTTGTATTGGTGGGTGCAAGATGGGCTCTTTCCCTTCCACCACAAAGCAACCCTTGGGTTGCTTCTTTGTATTGGGAAGTTGGCTAAATATCTATAGGATGATGCTATAGAAAAGTTAGCTAGGTGGAAGAATTGATACCTTTCTTTTAGAGGCAAAATGACTCTCATAAAACCAGCTTTGTCAAATTTGTCATTATATTTCATGTCTCTTTTCGAACAAACTGAGGTGGGAATTTTTATGGCAGGGTTCGGAAGAGAAGATAATGTTCCATTCGTTGAGTTGAGGGCAGATATGCAAGCCCGATGAAGAGGGAGGAATAAGCATTAGAGATTTAGGTTTGACGAACAGTGCTTTGCTGGGTACGTGCTATGGAGGTTCACAATGGAGGGGGGGTGCACTGTGGAGAGAAACTATCAGTAAGAAGTATGGGTGTCCTGAAGGTATATAGAGCCTCGGTGATTTGGAAAGGGATTGCCTCagtgaaattgatttttttttaagagattgGTTTTGCCCTTGGGAATGGGGAAAAAATTTGCACTTAGGAGGATGCTTGGGTCAATGAAGCATCATTGCAATCTACATTTCCAGGAATGGCCCGACTATCTATGGGTTGTAATATTCTGATTATGCGATGCTTCTCCATTTGTCGAGATACATTCGTGTGATCTCCCCCAAGGCACAATTTCATGAGTGAAGAAGAGTAAGGAGTTCGCATGGCTGCTTGATCACATCTATTTGTACTACCAGGTGAATGGGGTACAAGATAGGATGGCATAAGGAGAAATCAGGACTCTTTTCTGTCTGATCCTTCTAAAATGCACTACTGGATCACAGGAGGGGTGGCGTGTCTGAGAAAACGTGGTAAAGCTCACGGATTTCGGGTGGCTGGTTGGTAAGGAAAGGCTCTTTGAACATGAATAATCTTCATAAACAAGCTATGATGATTTCCaatatttgccttatgtgtaTTGCAAATGTTGAACCAGTCAACCATCTTTTTGTTCAATGTCCGCTTGCGCATCGAgtatggagtggatttctaagGAGCTTTAACATTTCCTGGGCTATGTCAAAGGTCAGTCAGTAGTCTTCTTCTGGCTTAGCATGGCATGCGAATTAGGAAgcagaatagggtactatggaggctgagCATATTGGCAGTCCTATGGGCGatatgggaagaaaggaatgagaGGTGTTTCAGAAATACGAGCAATTGTGTGGAGTGGGTAATGTTGTTGAATGGGCTTCGAGCATTGAAAGGCTAAAAGattgttcttttcctttttagcTTGCAAATAGTTTGTGCTATCTTGGTGCTTTTCTTAATAAAATCACTgccacctttccaaaaaaaaaaattccaaccaCCTCTAATAAaacagagaaaaaaagaagaggaaaacatTGGGAGATGTCTGGTTCTTTTTCTATATTCTTTGTTTGAGGCCGAAGGAATGAGTGGTGAAATCTCTATTACTACTTAATACAGGTCAcgaaatagtaataataataattcaaggaACAAGATATTTTCCATCTGCCAGCTTTGCTACTGAAAATATACCGCTGTGGGGATTTTCTAGCTGCTCCTACTTGAAACCAGAGAAAACAACACAAGATTAAGATAATGTTGTTGAACTGTGGAAACAATGTTGTATAATTCCTCTGGAACTTCAAATTTTTTAGATTATTTGGTTGACAAGAATTAGCCATTGCACGCCTAAAAGACAAAATTCCAGACAACAAGATATATGGAGATGAATGAGAATATCATCATCGTCATTTCAGCCttctcccaactaattggggtcaactacatgaatTATGCTTCGtcattccactccatcaaggaCAGATAAATAAGAAAATATCTTCGATATTATAGAATTAGAAAACCCAATATGCAAAAAGATCAACAatctaaatacatcacattgtaCCAAACGAGGGAAAACAGAAATTGAATCGGTTAACATGCCTCTCTAGACAAGTATACAAGAGAAAAGGAAACTGTGAAGGCGAAAGGGGGGAAAATTCCTAATTTGTGTAGATGaaacctttcttcttcttttttttctcttttggggCACTTCCATCATTTATAGGAGACCATCCAAGCAGTGGTCATCAATTAAGATCAactggaaagaagaagaaaaataattcTACAAGCACCTACAAGAATTAGAACATCTCCCAACAATACAATAGTTGCCAAAgacatgacaaaaaaaaaaatttacctttTTCTCTTTCATTATACAAAACTAAAAGTTTGTATTTCCTCTGATAAAATCATCAGGGGAACCAGGGGCATGTATCCAAAGGTAACCTCCTCTCAATCAACTACTCTCCAATAAGGATACAGTACTCTAAGCCAACTATTGAAAGAAACAAATCCTGGTGCTAATTTACTGAAGCTTGCTACCAGCCCCGTCCACAAGACCTCTACAATCCCTAACAGTAAGTCTGCAGGAAGCATCCAACTGATGAGTCCCCAAACAACTCGTGTTCTATCCTTCACGGCCCTTTGTAGAATAAAAACAACGAAACTTAAGAGTTTCGTGACACACCCATTTCGCAACTCTTGCCTTTGGGAGTTTAGACTGCATTTATTTGAAAGGAAAGAAATGGAAGTAACCATGGGCGCAACAATTAGCGTAGGGAGGAGGTCAAAAGGTTGCCACTATCCAAAATAGATTAAGAGAATATGCAGGGTGAGGCCAACCCCATCCAATGACAAGGACAAATAGCTGAATGATACAGGGGTATCCCTTGCCCAGGTCTAGGGTTAGGAAATGTGTCCTTTCAACTGATGAGATGAATTTTATAGCACTTTTAACTAAAGCATCAAGACAACAAATGCCGCGAAAATAGGGTAATAAAACCATCCCATTGAAGATATTTCCACACCAAAGATAATCCGGAAAAACTTTTGTTAGAAGTCTAAACACAGACACTTCCAAGTGGTTACATCAACTACAACGCTTTCACACATCACCTATTTTTGTGAATCAAAATAATCAAATTGGGTATGCGCAAACCAATATTTAGTGAGTTTATGACTACACAAATAACTATCAATATAATACAGAACAAAGGATGTTctcaatcattaaaatattaaaCCATGGTAATTGATGTTCATTGTTCGATGTTCACCTTTTTCAGAAGGATTTGAAGACAACCCCTCCTTCCTAAGAATCTCCTCCAACTCCTTTATCAAATGTGCCTCACGTTTATTCTCAGGAGCCTGCTTGGCCCTCTTGTAAACTGGTGGGGGGATACTTCAGTACATAGGGAACAAATCAGCTAAAATCCCATCACCATTAAAATTAAGTACTGTCAGTATCATAAATAGGAGGTTGCAGGAGGATCGAGTACCTCAACCTGCAAGCTTTGATTATTGACTTTAGGTGTTCTACACGTTTTCCATAAACCTGAGTGGAAGTTTCTCTTTTCTTCTGCAATTAAACAAGATGATTTACATGATGAACTTCCATTTGGTCCAGGTTCACAATGAGGCTACTGAGAGAAAATAAACACAAAAAGGAATGGTATGACCTTGACAGGCTCTTCAGCAGATGATTGAGATTTACCATCTTCAGAGGAATTTCCACCTTCGTCAGTATCGCTGCCTTTCTCTGCTGCTGACTTCACTGGATTGTTCTTCTCATTGCGAGATGGCTTTCTTTCTTTTGTAGATCTTTTGCGCTTTTTCTGTCTTTCAATATTCCTTGCTGCTACCTTTTTCACAGCTTGCTTTTTTTGTTTGACCAGTTGTTCCTCAACACCCTCCTCACCACTGGAACTTACATCTGAGGAATCTGAACTGCCATCTCTTCTACTGACTTTTCCAGAGCCCTTGCTACTTCCACGTCTAACGTTGCTATCGGAGGCTTTCTTTGGACCTTTTTTCTTAAATCCATTCATGGATTCAACAACCTCAGGAGATTGCAGAACCTGATGAATGGCAAAATGAGTGCCAAGAAAGCTAGATTTTGTTCACTTGATTAAGAATTGAGCACATAAGTGTTGGAAAATATGCACTTACCTCATCAAGCTGCTTGCTTATGAAACTTTTATAGGCATCAAGAACATTTTTCTCAAGCTTGAGATCTTCCTCTAAAAGTCGACGAGCTCCTGACAAAGTAATTGTCCTGAAATTTTGGAATGTTACAGAATAGTTACATACTGAAAATTATGAAATTGCCAAAAAAGGGctttaaaaagaaaaacgaaAAGCAGCAATAAAAGATGTATGACAAAAGGCCATTTCTGATTCTTTTCTCTATCATGATTCTAGAGGAGTATAATATCCTATTGAAAAAG
Coding sequences:
- the LOC131258224 gene encoding uncharacterized protein LOC131258224 isoform X5 — protein: MGKNSELVVHLEETERDKSKKIPSEETIKKAIKKRASYFRDNSETITLSGARRLLEEDLKLEKNVLDAYKSFISKQLDEVLQSPEVVESMNGFKKKGPKKASDSNVRRGSSKGSGKVSRRDGSSDSSDVSSSGEEGVEEQLVKQKKQAVKKVAARNIERQKKRKRSTKERKPSRNEKNNPVKSAAEKGSDTDEGGNSSEDGKSQSSAEEPVKKKRETSTQVYGKRVEHLKSIIKACRLSIPPPVYKRAKQAPENKREAHLIKELEEILRKEGLSSNPSEKEIKEVKKQKERAKQGIDMSNIVSSSRRRSTSNFIIPPPKPRLAVEKNDGGDGGGRDDEEVTDDEESESEGTSEEIKHVKKQKKRAKLGIDMSNIVSSSRRRSTSNFIIPPPKPRLAVEINDGGGGGDEEDTDDEESESEGASEEIKHVKKQKKRAKLGIDMSNIVSSSRRRSTSNFIIPPPQPRLAVEKNDGGAAGGGDEEDTDDEGSESEGASEEIKDVKKQKKRAKLGIDMSNIVSSSRRRSTSNFIIPPPKPRLVVEKNGGVGGSGGDDDDEEDTDDEESESEGACEGLMLHAGASSTSAQQSNTRELVEFNQVGQLVGENAASFSTFLGQLTREHCPIRYADWRSIPGAVKDKLWSMIRGVYEVDEKHKEKVLQKMNLSLRKWKCQLRKHFDKFDQVAERKRNCPKGVTQEEWDSFVDVESTEQSISRREKGKASRKEMKGPHTTGRRGAARTAEKMRKENPDTIITRTDLYMATHTRSDGSYPTQKLSVTMERIKSIIANDPASKQRDLDHDPVAQVCGRDSKGLVRGLGGGVSKTTIMASTPFMEEAQTERSARMSLASKTEATMTEMLKRLDEEKAFRMSLEQQLADIRQQIACQGQHVHCCPERTASQAYHQSGDASSLQDDSTPSPRTVQICRFLVGD